From a region of the Podarcis muralis chromosome 16, rPodMur119.hap1.1, whole genome shotgun sequence genome:
- the RIT1 gene encoding GTP-binding protein Rit1 isoform X2, translated as MTMQFISHRFPEDHDPTIEDAYKMRIRIDDEPANLDILDTAGQAEFTAMRDQYMRAGEGFIICYSITDRRSFHEVREFKQLIYRVRRTDETPVVLVGNKSDLARLRQVSKEEGSALAREFGCPFFETSAAFRYYIDDVFHTLVREIRRKEKEAVMALGKKSRPRTSVWKRLKSPFRKKKKNSVT; from the exons ATGACCATGCAGTTCATTAGTCATCGTTTCCCAGAAGACCATGACCCCACCATTG AGGATGCTTACAAAATGCGAATAAGGATTGATGATGAACCTGCTAATCTGGACATTTTAGACACAGCAGGCCAG GCAGAATTTACCGCCATGAGGGACCAATACATGAGGGCAGGCGAAGGGTTCATTATCTGTTACTCAATCACAGACCGCCGAAGCTTCCATGAAGTGCGTGAGTTCAAGCAGCTTATCTACCGTGTTCGGCGTACAGATGAGACTCCCGTGGTTCTCGTGGGGAACAAGTCTGATCTAGCTCGTCTCAGGCAG GTCTCCAAGGAAGAAGGTTCAGCCTTGGCACGCGAGTTTGGCTGCCCTTTCTTTGAAACTTCAGCTGCCTTTCGCTACTATATCGATGATGTGTTTCACACTCTGGTTCGAGAAatcaggaggaaggagaaggaagcggTCATGGCGCTGGGGAAGAAATCCAGGCCTCGGACGAGTGTGTGGAAGAGGTTGAAATCTCCCttccggaagaagaagaagaattctgtGACATGA
- the RIT1 gene encoding GTP-binding protein Rit1 isoform X1 yields the protein MDPTGPRGPTGGVGGAPPPPPLQPREYKLVMLGAGGVGKSAMTMQFISHRFPEDHDPTIEDAYKMRIRIDDEPANLDILDTAGQAEFTAMRDQYMRAGEGFIICYSITDRRSFHEVREFKQLIYRVRRTDETPVVLVGNKSDLARLRQVSKEEGSALAREFGCPFFETSAAFRYYIDDVFHTLVREIRRKEKEAVMALGKKSRPRTSVWKRLKSPFRKKKKNSVT from the exons ATGGACCCGACTGGGCCGCGGGGGCCGACTGGCGGAGTCGGGGgggcgccgccgcctcctccgttGCAGCCCCGGGAGTACAAGCTGGTGATGTTGGGCGCCGGGGGCGTCGGCAAAAGCG CCATGACCATGCAGTTCATTAGTCATCGTTTCCCAGAAGACCATGACCCCACCATTG AGGATGCTTACAAAATGCGAATAAGGATTGATGATGAACCTGCTAATCTGGACATTTTAGACACAGCAGGCCAG GCAGAATTTACCGCCATGAGGGACCAATACATGAGGGCAGGCGAAGGGTTCATTATCTGTTACTCAATCACAGACCGCCGAAGCTTCCATGAAGTGCGTGAGTTCAAGCAGCTTATCTACCGTGTTCGGCGTACAGATGAGACTCCCGTGGTTCTCGTGGGGAACAAGTCTGATCTAGCTCGTCTCAGGCAG GTCTCCAAGGAAGAAGGTTCAGCCTTGGCACGCGAGTTTGGCTGCCCTTTCTTTGAAACTTCAGCTGCCTTTCGCTACTATATCGATGATGTGTTTCACACTCTGGTTCGAGAAatcaggaggaaggagaaggaagcggTCATGGCGCTGGGGAAGAAATCCAGGCCTCGGACGAGTGTGTGGAAGAGGTTGAAATCTCCCttccggaagaagaagaagaattctgtGACATGA